A genomic stretch from Streptococcus oralis includes:
- a CDS encoding SpGH101 family endo-alpha-N-acetylgalactosaminidase, protein MDKRFFEKRCKFSIRKFSLGVASVMIGAAFFGTSTVLADSVQSGSTANLPADLAAALATAKENDGRDFEAPKAGEDQGSPEVTDGPKTEEELLALEKEKSASSDKLPEGLEGKLDKAEDKGKEVDKDQLAKDTENLVPEDVAKTKNGELNYGATVKIKTPSGEGSGIVIGENLVLTVSHNFIKDVPDGNNRKVVDNDNGDGDIYSISYPGLPDVKFSKKDIIHWDREGFLKGYKNDLALVRLRTVLENTPVEVTKKPVVKKIGDKLHVFGYPEGKLNPIVNTTVDFAEPYGEGVQGIGYQGGKPGASGGGIFDTEGKLVGVHQNGVVGQRSGGILFSPAQLKWIQDHMKGISSVKPADLEEKEKPAEEKPKEDKPAAKPETPEKVTAEWQTVEKKEQQGTVTIREEKGVRYNQLSSTAQNDNAGKPALFEKKGLTVDANGNATVDLTFKEDSEKGKSRFGVFLKFKDTNNNVFVGYDKDGWFWEYKSPTTSTWYRGSRVAAPETGSTNRLSITLKSDGQLNATNNDVKLFDTVTLPAAVNDHLKNEKKILLKAGSYGDERTVVSVKTDNQEGVKTEDTPAEKETGPEIDDSKVTYDTIQSKVLKAVIDQAFPRIKEYSLNGHTLPGQVQQFNKVFINKHEVTPEVTYKKINETTAEYLMKLRDDANLINAEMTVRLQVVDNQLHFDVTKIVNHNQVTPGQKIDDERKLLSSISFLGNALVSVSSDQAGAKFDGATMSNNTHVSGDDHIDVTNPMKDLAKGYMYGFVSTDKLAAGVWSNSQNSYGGGSYDWTRLTAYKETVGNANYVGIHSSEWQWEKAYKGIVFPEYTKELPSAKVVITEDANADNKVDWQDGAIAYRSIMNNPQGWEKVKDITAYRIAMNFGSQAQNPFLMTLDGIKKINLHTDGLGQGVLLKGYGSEGHDSGHLNYADIGKRIGGVEDFKTLIAKAKKYGAHLGIHVNASETYPESKYFNEKILRKNPDGSYSYGWNWLDQGINIDAAYDLAHGRLARWEDLKNKLGEGLDFIYVDVWGNGQSGDNGAWATHVLAKEINKQGWRFAIEWGHGGEYDSTFHHWAADLTYGGYTNKGINSAITRFIRNHQKDAWVGDYRSYGGAADYPLLGGYSMKDFEGWQGRSDYNGYVTNLFAHDLMTKYFQHFTVSKWENGTPVTMSDNGSTYKWTPEMKVELVDAAGNKVVVTRKSNDVNSPQYRERTVTLNGRVIQDGSAYLTPWNWDANGKKLPTDKEKMYYFNTQAGATTWTLPSDWANSKVYLYKLTDQGKTEEQELTVKDGKITLDLLANQPYVLYRSKQTNPEMSWSEGMHIYDQGFNSGTLKHWTISGDASKAEIVKSQGANEMLRIQGNKSKVSLTQKLTGLKPNTKYAVYVGVDNRSNAKASITVNTGEKEVTTYTNKSLALNYVKAYAHNTRRDNATVDDTSYFQNMYAFFTTGSDVSNVTLTLSREAGDEATYFDEIRTFENNSSMYGDKHDTGQGTFKQDFENVAQGIFPFVVGGVEGVEDNRTHLSEKHDPYTQRGWNGKKVDDVIEGNWSLKTNGLVSRRNLVYQTIPQNFRFEAGKTYRVTFEYEAGSDNTYAFVVGKGEFQSGRRGSQASNLEMHELPNTWTDSKKAKKVTFLVTGAETGDTWVGIYSTGNASNTRGDAGGNANFRGYNDFMMDNLQIEEITLTGKMLTENALKNYLPTVAMTNYTKESMDALKEAVFNLSQADDDISVEEARAEIAKIEALKNALVQKKTALVAEDFESLDAPAQAGEGLENAFDGNVSSLWHTSWNGGDVGKPATMVLKEPTEITGLRYVPRGSGSNGNLRDVKLVVTDESGKEHTFTVTDWPDNNKPKDINFGKTIKAKKIVLTGTKTYGDGGDKYQSAAELIFTRPQVAETPLDMSGYEAALAKAQKLTDKENQEEVASVQASMKYATDNHLLTERMVKYFADYLNQLKDSAPKPDAPTSSKGEEQPPVLDVPEFKGGVNAAEAAVHEVPEFKGGVNAAEAAVHEVPEFKGGVNAAEAAVHEVPEFKGGVNAAEATVHEVPEFKGGVNAVQALVHELPEYKGGANGVEAAVHEKPEYTGPLGTAGDEPAPTVEKPEYKLTPAPLVDTKTSEIKDTLKNEESKKTLPETGEDQSDTALFLAGISLALSAALFAINSKKE, encoded by the coding sequence ATGGATAAACGATTTTTTGAAAAACGTTGTAAATTTAGTATTCGGAAATTTTCATTAGGTGTTGCTTCTGTTATGATTGGGGCTGCATTCTTTGGGACAAGTACAGTTCTTGCAGATAGCGTGCAGTCTGGCTCCACAGCGAATTTACCAGCGGATCTAGCTGCTGCTCTTGCAACAGCAAAAGAGAATGATGGGCGTGATTTTGAAGCGCCAAAGGCGGGAGAAGACCAAGGGTCTCCAGAAGTTACGGATGGACCTAAGACAGAAGAAGAACTATTAGCACTTGAAAAAGAAAAATCAGCTAGTTCAGATAAGTTACCAGAAGGCTTAGAGGGCAAATTAGATAAGGCTGAAGATAAAGGGAAAGAAGTTGACAAGGATCAATTAGCTAAGGATACTGAGAATCTCGTTCCAGAAGATGTAGCTAAAACCAAGAATGGTGAATTAAACTACGGAGCAACTGTCAAAATCAAGACACCATCAGGTGAAGGTAGTGGGATTGTCATTGGCGAAAATCTTGTTTTAACTGTTTCACATAACTTTATAAAAGACGTTCCAGATGGCAATAATCGCAAGGTCGTTGACAATGATAATGGTGATGGGGATATCTATAGCATCTCTTATCCAGGCTTACCAGATGTTAAATTTAGTAAAAAAGATATTATTCACTGGGATCGTGAAGGTTTCCTAAAAGGTTACAAGAATGATTTGGCCCTTGTTCGATTGCGAACAGTTCTGGAAAATACGCCTGTTGAAGTAACCAAAAAGCCAGTTGTTAAGAAAATCGGAGATAAACTCCATGTCTTTGGTTATCCAGAAGGGAAATTGAATCCGATTGTCAACACTACAGTTGATTTTGCAGAACCATATGGAGAAGGTGTTCAAGGGATCGGTTACCAAGGAGGAAAACCGGGTGCTAGTGGCGGTGGTATCTTTGATACAGAAGGCAAACTGGTCGGTGTTCATCAAAATGGAGTTGTTGGTCAACGTAGTGGTGGCATTCTCTTCTCACCTGCCCAATTGAAATGGATCCAAGATCACATGAAGGGAATTTCAAGTGTAAAACCTGCAGACTTGGAAGAGAAAGAAAAACCAGCTGAAGAAAAACCGAAAGAGGACAAACCAGCTGCTAAACCTGAAACACCTGAAAAAGTAACAGCTGAATGGCAAACAGTAGAGAAAAAAGAACAACAGGGAACAGTCACTATCCGAGAAGAAAAAGGTGTCCGCTACAACCAACTATCCTCAACTGCTCAAAATGATAACGCAGGCAAACCAGCCCTGTTTGAAAAGAAGGGCTTGACCGTTGATGCCAATGGAAATGCGACTGTCGATTTAACTTTCAAAGAAGATTCTGAAAAGGGCAAATCACGCTTTGGTGTCTTCCTGAAATTTAAAGATACCAATAATAATGTTTTTGTCGGTTATGACAAGGATGGCTGGTTCTGGGAGTATAAATCTCCAACAACTAGCACTTGGTATAGAGGTAGTCGTGTCGCTGCACCTGAAACAGGATCAACTAACCGCCTATCAATTACCCTCAAGTCAGATGGGCAACTCAATGCAACAAATAATGATGTGAAGCTCTTTGATACAGTAACTCTACCAGCTGCGGTCAATGATCATCTTAAAAATGAGAAGAAGATTCTTCTCAAGGCAGGCTCCTATGGCGATGAGCGAACAGTTGTTAGCGTTAAAACGGATAACCAAGAGGGGGTAAAAACAGAGGATACTCCTGCTGAAAAAGAAACAGGTCCTGAAATTGATGATAGCAAGGTGACTTATGACACGATCCAGTCTAAGGTCCTCAAAGCAGTGATTGACCAAGCCTTCCCACGTATTAAAGAATACAGTTTGAACGGGCATACCTTGCCAGGACAAGTCCAACAATTCAATAAAGTCTTTATCAACAAACACGAAGTCACACCTGAAGTTACCTATAAAAAAATCAATGAGACAACTGCAGAATACTTGATGAAGCTTCGCGATGATGCTAATCTTATCAATGCAGAAATGACAGTTCGTCTGCAAGTTGTGGATAATCAGTTGCACTTTGATGTGACCAAGATTGTCAACCATAATCAAGTTACCCCAGGTCAAAAGATTGATGATGAAAGAAAACTGCTTTCTTCTATTAGTTTCCTTGGCAATGCTTTAGTCTCTGTTTCGAGTGATCAAGCTGGTGCTAAGTTTGATGGGGCAACCATGTCAAACAATACCCATGTCAGCGGAGATGATCATATCGATGTAACCAATCCAATGAAGGACTTGGCTAAGGGTTACATGTATGGATTTGTTTCTACAGATAAGCTTGCTGCAGGTGTTTGGAGTAATTCTCAAAACAGCTACGGTGGAGGTTCTTATGACTGGACCCGCTTGACAGCCTACAAAGAAACAGTCGGAAATGCCAACTATGTCGGAATTCATAGTTCTGAATGGCAATGGGAAAAAGCTTATAAGGGCATTGTCTTCCCAGAGTATACCAAGGAACTTCCAAGTGCTAAGGTTGTTATCACTGAAGATGCCAATGCAGACAATAAAGTGGATTGGCAAGATGGTGCCATTGCTTACCGTAGCATCATGAACAACCCTCAAGGTTGGGAAAAAGTCAAGGATATCACAGCTTATCGTATCGCGATGAACTTTGGTTCTCAAGCACAGAACCCATTCCTCATGACTTTGGATGGTATCAAGAAAATCAATCTTCACACAGATGGTCTAGGACAAGGTGTTCTCCTTAAAGGATATGGTAGCGAAGGCCATGACTCTGGTCACTTGAACTATGCTGATATTGGTAAACGTATTGGTGGTGTTGAAGACTTCAAGACCTTGATTGCGAAAGCGAAGAAATATGGTGCTCATCTAGGTATCCATGTTAACGCTTCTGAGACTTATCCTGAGTCTAAATACTTCAATGAAAAAATCCTCCGTAAGAATCCAGATGGTAGCTATAGTTATGGTTGGAACTGGCTAGACCAAGGTATCAACATTGATGCTGCTTATGACCTAGCACATGGCCGTTTGGCACGTTGGGAAGATTTGAAAAATAAACTTGGTGAAGGTCTCGACTTTATCTATGTGGACGTTTGGGGCAATGGTCAATCAGGTGATAACGGTGCTTGGGCTACCCATGTTCTTGCCAAAGAAATCAATAAACAAGGTTGGCGCTTTGCAATCGAGTGGGGCCATGGTGGCGAGTACGACTCTACCTTCCATCACTGGGCAGCTGACTTGACCTATGGTGGTTACACCAATAAAGGTATCAACAGTGCCATCACCCGCTTTATCCGTAACCATCAAAAAGATGCTTGGGTAGGAGACTACAGAAGTTACGGTGGTGCAGCCGACTATCCACTTCTAGGTGGCTACAGCATGAAAGACTTTGAAGGCTGGCAAGGAAGAAGTGACTACAATGGCTATGTAACCAACTTGTTTGCCCATGACTTGATGACCAAGTACTTCCAACACTTCACTGTAAGTAAATGGGAAAATGGTACACCAGTTACCATGTCTGATAATGGTAGCACCTATAAATGGACTCCAGAAATGAAGGTTGAGCTAGTCGATGCGGCAGGTAACAAGGTTGTTGTGACTCGTAAGTCAAATGATGTCAATAGCCCGCAATACCGCGAACGTACAGTAACGCTCAATGGACGTGTCATCCAAGATGGCTCAGCTTACTTGACTCCTTGGAACTGGGATGCAAATGGTAAGAAACTTCCTACTGATAAGGAAAAAATGTACTACTTCAATACGCAAGCTGGTGCAACAACTTGGACACTTCCGAGTGATTGGGCAAATAGCAAGGTTTACCTTTACAAGCTAACTGACCAAGGTAAGACAGAAGAGCAAGAACTAACTGTAAAAGACGGCAAGATTACTCTAGATCTTCTAGCAAATCAACCATACGTTCTCTACCGTTCAAAACAAACCAATCCTGAAATGTCATGGAGCGAAGGCATGCACATCTATGACCAAGGATTTAACAGTGGTACCTTGAAACACTGGACCATTTCTGGTGATGCTTCTAAAGCAGAAATTGTCAAATCACAGGGCGCAAATGAAATGCTTCGTATCCAAGGCAACAAGAGCAAAGTCAGCCTTACTCAGAAACTGACTGGCTTGAAACCCAATACCAAGTATGCGGTTTATGTTGGTGTCGATAACCGTAGTAATGCTAAGGCAAGTATCACAGTGAATACTGGTGAAAAAGAAGTGACTACTTATACCAATAAGTCTCTCGCACTCAACTATGTGAAGGCCTACGCCCACAATACACGACGTGATAATGCTACAGTTGACGATACAAGTTACTTCCAAAACATGTACGCCTTCTTTACAACTGGTTCAGATGTATCAAATGTTACTCTTACTTTGAGTCGTGAAGCTGGTGATGAAGCGACTTACTTCGATGAAATTCGTACCTTTGAAAACAATTCAAGCATGTACGGAGACAAGCACGATACAGGTCAAGGAACCTTCAAACAAGACTTTGAAAATGTAGCTCAAGGGATCTTCCCATTTGTAGTGGGCGGTGTCGAAGGTGTTGAAGATAACCGCACTCACTTGTCTGAAAAACACGATCCATATACACAACGTGGTTGGAACGGTAAGAAAGTCGATGATGTTATCGAAGGAAATTGGTCATTGAAGACAAATGGACTAGTGAGCCGTCGTAACTTGGTTTACCAAACTATTCCGCAAAACTTCCGCTTTGAAGCTGGTAAGACTTACCGTGTAACCTTTGAATACGAAGCAGGTTCAGACAATACCTATGCCTTTGTCGTCGGTAAGGGAGAATTCCAGTCAGGTCGTCGTGGTAGTCAAGCTAGCAACTTGGAAATGCATGAATTGCCAAATACTTGGACAGATTCTAAGAAAGCCAAGAAAGTAACCTTCCTCGTGACAGGTGCAGAAACAGGCGATACTTGGGTAGGTATCTACTCAACTGGAAACGCAAGCAATACTCGTGGAGATGCTGGCGGAAATGCCAACTTCCGTGGTTACAATGACTTCATGATGGATAATCTTCAAATCGAGGAAATTACCCTAACAGGTAAGATGTTGACAGAAAATGCTCTGAAGAACTACTTGCCAACGGTTGCCATGACCAACTATACGAAAGAGTCTATGGATGCTTTGAAAGAGGCGGTCTTTAACCTCAGTCAGGCAGATGATGACATTAGCGTGGAAGAAGCGCGTGCAGAGATTGCCAAGATTGAAGCTTTGAAGAATGCTTTGGTGCAGAAGAAAACCGCCTTGGTAGCAGAAGACTTTGAAAGTTTGGATGCGCCAGCTCAAGCGGGAGAAGGCCTAGAGAATGCCTTTGATGGCAATGTGTCTAGTCTATGGCATACATCTTGGAATGGTGGAGATGTAGGCAAGCCTGCAACCATGGTCTTGAAAGAACCTACTGAAATCACAGGACTTCGCTATGTTCCACGTGGATCAGGTTCAAATGGTAACTTGCGTGATGTGAAACTGGTTGTCACAGATGAGTCTGGTAAAGAACATACCTTCACCGTGACAGATTGGCCAGATAACAATAAGCCAAAAGACATTAACTTTGGCAAGACAATCAAGGCTAAGAAAATTGTCCTTACGGGTACCAAGACATACGGAGACGGTGGAGATAAATACCAATCTGCGGCGGAACTCATCTTTACTCGTCCACAGGTAGCAGAAACACCGCTTGACATGTCTGGCTATGAAGCAGCTTTAGCTAAGGCTCAAAAATTGACAGATAAAGAAAATCAAGAGGAAGTAGCTAGTGTTCAGGCAAGCATGAAATATGCGACGGATAACCATCTCTTGACGGAAAGAATGGTGAAATACTTTGCAGATTATCTCAATCAATTAAAAGATTCTGCTCCGAAACCAGACGCTCCTACAAGTAGCAAGGGTGAAGAGCAACCACCAGTTCTTGATGTACCTGAGTTCAAAGGCGGCGTCAATGCAGCAGAAGCAGCTGTACATGAAGTCCCTGAGTTTAAGGGTGGCGTCAATGCAGCAGAAGCAGCTGTACATGAGGTCCCTGAGTTTAAGGGTGGCGTCAATGCAGCAGAAGCAGCTGTACATGAGGTCCCTGAGTTTAAGGGTGGCGTCAATGCAGCAGAAGCAACTGTACATGAAGTCCCTGAGTTCAAGGGCGGCGTTAATGCAGTCCAAGCCTTGGTTCACGAATTACCAGAATACAAAGGTGGAGCTAATGGAGTTGAGGCAGCCGTACATGAAAAACCAGAGTACACAGGCCCACTAGGTACAGCAGGTGATGAACCAGCACCAACTGTTGAGAAACCAGAGTATAAGTTGACACCAGCTCCACTAGTTGATACAAAGACATCAGAAATCAAAGATACTCTGAAAAATGAAGAAAGCAAAAAGACACTCCCAGAAACAGGAGAAGACCAGTCTGATACAGCCCTCTTCCTAGCAGGAATCAGCCTAGCATTGTCAGCCGCCCTCTTTGCTATTAACAGTAAAAAAGAATAG